A single region of the Halorussus gelatinilyticus genome encodes:
- a CDS encoding TraB/GumN family protein, with translation MSDSAELDAGDGEGSVRVLGTAHVSADSVEEVRETIDEERPDVVAVELDEGRYRQMQGEVAQDLEPSDLLEGNTVFQFIAYWMLSYVQAQMGDRFDIEPGADMQAAIEAAESVGSEVALVDRDIQLTIQRFWARMSFFEKLRMVWELCLAMVGIGEPEEDEEFDIEELTDGDVVTAMMEEFRQFSPGGAEALIDERDAFIAHRLVQLRDAGHDVLAVVGAGHRAGIEEYLDHPERLPPMEELVGTESGSRFSLFKIFGYLITVGFLGFFFLLFMAGVRDTFLLKVFAAWFLFNGVFAFGLAKLAGARWTSAGVGGAVAWLTSVNPLLAPGWFAGYVELRYTSVNVGDIAKLNDLMSDEETPLKDLLGQMLDVPLFRLIAIVAMTNVGSMIASFAFPFVVLPLLGSQVGGVDQITDWMIQGAQNSADLIVRTLT, from the coding sequence ATGAGCGATTCAGCCGAGTTGGACGCCGGAGACGGCGAGGGCAGTGTCCGCGTCCTCGGGACCGCCCACGTCTCCGCAGACAGCGTCGAGGAGGTCCGCGAGACCATCGACGAGGAGCGCCCCGACGTGGTCGCGGTCGAACTCGACGAGGGCAGGTATCGCCAGATGCAGGGCGAGGTGGCCCAAGACCTCGAACCCTCGGACCTGCTCGAAGGGAACACCGTCTTCCAGTTCATCGCCTACTGGATGCTGTCGTACGTACAGGCCCAGATGGGCGACCGCTTCGACATCGAACCCGGCGCGGACATGCAGGCCGCCATCGAGGCCGCCGAGTCGGTCGGGAGCGAGGTCGCGCTGGTGGACCGGGACATCCAGCTGACCATCCAGCGCTTCTGGGCGCGGATGAGTTTCTTCGAGAAGTTGCGGATGGTCTGGGAACTCTGTCTGGCGATGGTCGGCATCGGCGAACCCGAGGAGGACGAGGAGTTCGACATCGAGGAGCTGACCGACGGCGACGTGGTGACGGCGATGATGGAGGAGTTCCGCCAGTTCTCGCCCGGCGGCGCGGAGGCGCTCATCGACGAGCGCGACGCGTTCATCGCCCACCGACTCGTCCAGTTGCGCGACGCGGGCCACGACGTGCTGGCGGTCGTCGGCGCGGGCCACCGCGCCGGTATCGAGGAGTATCTCGACCACCCCGAGCGCCTGCCGCCGATGGAGGAGTTGGTCGGCACCGAGTCGGGGAGTCGGTTCTCGCTGTTCAAAATCTTCGGCTACCTGATCACGGTCGGCTTCCTCGGATTCTTCTTCCTGCTGTTCATGGCGGGCGTGCGCGACACGTTCCTCCTGAAGGTGTTCGCGGCGTGGTTCCTGTTCAACGGCGTCTTCGCGTTCGGACTGGCGAAACTGGCGGGTGCGCGCTGGACCTCGGCGGGCGTCGGCGGCGCGGTCGCGTGGCTGACGAGCGTCAACCCCCTGCTCGCGCCGGGGTGGTTCGCGGGCTACGTCGAACTGAGGTACACCTCGGTCAACGTCGGCGACATCGCCAAGCTCAACGACCTCATGAGCGACGAGGAGACGCCGCTCAAGGACCTCCTCGGCCAGATGCTCGACGTACCGCTGTTCCGTCTCATCGCCATCGTGGCGATGACGAACGTCGGGAGCATGATAGCGAGCTTCGCCTTCCCGTTCGTCGTCCTGCCGTTGCTGGGGTCGCAGGTCGGCGGCGTCGATCAAATAACCGACTGGATGATACAGGGCGCACAGAACAGCGCGGACCTCATCGTCCGGACGCTCACATGA
- a CDS encoding metalloprotease encodes MKVGSIRFGTRELLDIAVAWAALSVAFALFFGGGGRTILYRPGVLVGLLPASLVTAGLGFLLHEMAHKVTAIRFGQVAEFRADYGMLFLAVAGALAGFLFAAPGAVYHQGRATLRENGLIALAGPLTNVALGMVFFPLELLLGGTLGSVAALGVRINFLLAGFNMIPFGPLDGNTVKTWSIPAFLGFGLPCFALAAWAFFGLSFV; translated from the coding sequence GTGAAGGTGGGGTCGATTCGGTTCGGGACGCGCGAACTGCTGGACATCGCCGTCGCGTGGGCGGCCCTGAGCGTCGCGTTCGCGCTGTTCTTCGGGGGCGGTGGCCGAACGATTCTCTACCGGCCCGGCGTCCTCGTCGGCCTGCTCCCGGCGAGTCTCGTCACCGCGGGACTCGGCTTTCTCCTCCACGAGATGGCCCACAAGGTGACGGCGATTCGGTTCGGACAGGTCGCGGAGTTCCGCGCCGACTACGGGATGCTCTTCCTCGCGGTGGCGGGCGCGCTGGCCGGCTTCCTCTTCGCCGCGCCGGGCGCGGTGTACCACCAAGGACGGGCGACGCTCCGGGAGAACGGTCTCATCGCGCTCGCCGGACCGCTGACCAACGTCGCGCTCGGGATGGTGTTCTTCCCGCTGGAACTCCTGCTGGGCGGGACCCTCGGGAGCGTCGCGGCGCTCGGCGTCCGCATCAACTTCCTGCTGGCGGGCTTCAACATGATTCCGTTCGGCCCGCTCGACGGCAACACGGTCAAGACGTGGAGCATCCCGGCGTTTCTGGGATTCGGCCTGCCCTGCTTCGCGCTGGCGGCGTGGGCGTTCTTCGGCCTCTCGTTCGTCTGA
- a CDS encoding MFS transporter, with protein MSNRLGVDPQVVTLALARMTESVGNSFLIVVLPLFIGNEAVSGTTFGLSEVAVTGIVLSLFGFVNSPLQPFTGRLSDRTGRRKVFVLVGLVLIGTASFSYSLASTYWHLLGLRVLQGIAGALIIPTTVALVNDLASSSNRGGNMGTYNTFRLVGFGVGPVAAGVVVSAGPYAIDLGPLRVAFSGFDAAFYFATLTATISFFLILFLIRDPEAPATDEDDRRLGGIEVIDRRGRGILDPVFTLGVVSFFMAVGIALFATLGDIINARLDQGPTLFGLQFAAFVLAQILLQVPIGRATDFYGRKGFIVVGTILLVPTTLVQGLVYDPWLMFAARFVQGAAGAMVFAPALALAGDLAPEGQSGTTLSVLTMAFGFGVAFGPLVSGFLVSFGFVVPFAFGAALAAVGVVLVWTQVEEPTTPERSFSSLFSFSSGD; from the coding sequence ATGTCGAACCGACTGGGCGTCGATCCGCAGGTCGTGACGCTGGCGCTGGCCCGCATGACCGAGTCCGTCGGCAACTCGTTTCTCATCGTGGTCCTGCCGCTGTTCATCGGAAACGAGGCCGTCTCCGGGACCACCTTCGGGCTGAGCGAGGTCGCCGTCACCGGCATCGTGCTCTCGCTGTTCGGGTTCGTCAACAGTCCGTTACAGCCGTTCACCGGGCGGCTCTCGGACCGAACGGGACGACGCAAGGTGTTCGTACTGGTCGGTCTCGTCCTCATCGGTACCGCGAGCTTCTCGTACTCGCTGGCGTCCACCTACTGGCACCTCCTCGGACTCCGGGTGTTGCAGGGAATCGCCGGCGCGCTCATCATCCCGACGACGGTCGCGCTCGTCAACGACCTCGCGTCCTCGTCGAACCGCGGCGGGAACATGGGGACGTACAACACGTTCCGATTGGTCGGTTTCGGCGTCGGCCCGGTCGCGGCGGGCGTCGTGGTCTCGGCCGGACCGTACGCGATCGACCTCGGACCGCTACGAGTCGCGTTCAGCGGGTTCGACGCCGCGTTCTACTTCGCCACGCTGACGGCGACCATCAGTTTCTTCCTCATCCTGTTCCTGATTCGGGACCCCGAGGCTCCGGCGACCGACGAGGACGACCGAAGACTCGGGGGAATCGAGGTCATCGACCGTCGCGGTCGAGGGATACTCGACCCCGTGTTCACGCTCGGCGTCGTCTCCTTCTTCATGGCGGTCGGCATCGCGCTGTTCGCCACGCTCGGCGACATCATCAACGCCAGACTCGACCAGGGGCCGACGCTGTTCGGTCTCCAGTTCGCGGCGTTCGTCCTCGCGCAGATACTGCTGCAGGTCCCCATCGGACGCGCGACCGACTTCTACGGACGGAAGGGCTTCATCGTCGTCGGGACGATACTGCTCGTCCCCACCACGTTGGTCCAGGGACTCGTCTACGACCCGTGGCTGATGTTCGCGGCCCGGTTCGTTCAGGGCGCGGCCGGGGCGATGGTGTTCGCGCCCGCGCTCGCGCTGGCCGGCGACCTCGCACCCGAGGGGCAGTCGGGGACGACGCTCTCGGTGTTGACGATGGCGTTCGGGTTCGGCGTGGCGTTCGGTCCCCTCGTCTCCGGATTCCTCGTCTCGTTCGGCTTCGTCGTGCCGTTCGCGTTCGGCGCGGCGCTCGCCGCGGTGGGCGTGGTGCTGGTCTGGACGCAGGTCGAGGAGCCGACCACGCCCGAGCGGTCGTTCTCCTCGCTCTTCTCGTTCTCTTCGGGAGACTGA
- a CDS encoding PRC-barrel domain containing protein: MSEPITEADQGKQVVAADGESIGTVMKVDAGVVHVNLDSDLSESVKRRFDWGDAEDYTLQETEVESVTDDEVVVRSEAGAK, from the coding sequence ATGAGCGAACCGATTACCGAGGCCGATCAGGGGAAACAGGTCGTGGCGGCGGACGGCGAATCCATCGGTACCGTGATGAAGGTCGATGCCGGTGTCGTCCACGTGAACCTCGATTCGGACCTGTCCGAATCCGTCAAACGACGGTTCGACTGGGGCGACGCGGAGGATTACACGCTACAGGAGACCGAAGTCGAGTCGGTGACCGACGACGAGGTGGTCGTCCGAAGCGAGGCCGGCGCGAAGTGA
- the purM gene encoding phosphoribosylformylglycinamidine cyclo-ligase codes for MSEEEELTYADAGVDIEASEAATAALVGAVGDIDESEYAGLLDIGDRYLALATDGVGTKLLVAEALGDYSTVGIDCIAMNANDLVASGVEPVAFVDYLAVDEPSEAFSQQVGDGLAAGAEEAGVALVGGETAVMPEVIKGLDLAGACVGLAPKDAVFPGEAEVGDALVGFPASGIHSNGLTLAREAATRNYDYDDPFPLDTEADTAGGEGSPSVGEVLLEPTRIYTYLLDHLRGREVHAAAHVTGGGWTNLSRMGTLRYEVTDPFDAHPVFEFVQREGNVGDEEMHRTFNMGTGFVVALPEDDAESLAAETDGRIVGEVREGDCVAIRGLEL; via the coding sequence ATGAGCGAAGAGGAGGAACTCACCTACGCGGACGCAGGGGTGGACATCGAGGCCAGCGAGGCCGCGACCGCGGCGCTGGTCGGTGCCGTGGGCGACATCGACGAGAGCGAGTACGCGGGCCTGCTCGACATCGGCGACCGCTACCTCGCGCTGGCGACCGACGGCGTGGGCACGAAACTGCTCGTCGCGGAAGCGTTGGGCGACTACTCCACGGTCGGCATCGACTGCATCGCCATGAACGCCAACGACCTCGTGGCGTCGGGGGTCGAACCCGTCGCGTTCGTGGACTACCTCGCGGTGGACGAGCCGAGCGAAGCGTTCTCTCAGCAGGTCGGCGACGGACTCGCAGCGGGTGCCGAGGAGGCCGGCGTCGCGCTAGTCGGCGGCGAGACGGCCGTGATGCCCGAGGTCATCAAGGGACTCGACCTCGCCGGGGCGTGCGTCGGTCTCGCGCCGAAAGACGCCGTCTTCCCCGGCGAGGCCGAGGTCGGCGACGCGCTGGTCGGGTTCCCCGCCAGCGGCATCCACTCGAACGGCCTGACCTTGGCGCGCGAGGCAGCGACCCGCAACTACGACTACGACGACCCGTTCCCGCTCGACACCGAGGCCGACACCGCTGGCGGCGAGGGGTCGCCGTCCGTCGGCGAGGTCCTGCTGGAACCGACGCGCATCTACACCTACCTGCTCGACCACCTGCGCGGCCGTGAGGTCCACGCCGCGGCGCACGTCACCGGCGGCGGGTGGACCAACCTCTCGCGGATGGGCACGCTCCGCTACGAGGTTACCGACCCGTTCGACGCCCACCCGGTCTTCGAGTTCGTCCAGCGGGAGGGCAACGTCGGCGACGAGGAGATGCACCGGACGTTCAACATGGGCACCGGCTTCGTCGTCGCGCTCCCCGAGGACGACGCCGAATCGCTGGCCGCCGAGACCGACGGCCGAATCGTCGGAGAGGTCCGCGAGGGCGACTGCGTGGCGATTCGCGGCCTCGAACTGTAG
- a CDS encoding dodecin family protein: protein MTAVKIIKVLGTSEEGWEQAAQEAVEQASHTIDDIHGVEVEDWTADVENGEIQEYKTTVEVAFPVHEQQ, encoded by the coding sequence ATGACGGCAGTAAAAATCATCAAGGTTCTCGGCACGTCCGAGGAGGGATGGGAGCAGGCCGCTCAGGAGGCGGTCGAGCAGGCGAGTCACACCATCGACGACATCCACGGCGTCGAAGTCGAGGACTGGACCGCCGACGTGGAGAACGGCGAGATACAGGAGTACAAGACCACCGTCGAAGTCGCGTTCCCGGTCCACGAACAGCAGTGA
- a CDS encoding GNAT family N-acetyltransferase translates to MKFSETLEFDHEDRKRIYEYVESRGEVDFEAARDVLGVDPGGFRHHVAILKRDGYLEEHDGKLRASFEEGTAEEYETDGVEFTIRPARQEDLSGIVGAIRSVAEQGSYIVAESVADEIDHDEALLRHNEIESRMFFVATVGGGEARSASEASTGIRPGDDVVGWVHLYAPELDKLAHTAELTVGVLDDYRGHGIGSHLLARGLEWAGSNGYEKVYNSVPSANETAIEFLSEHGWETEAVREDHYKIGGEYVDEVMMAVEL, encoded by the coding sequence ATGAAGTTTTCAGAAACGCTCGAATTCGACCACGAGGACCGCAAGCGCATCTACGAGTACGTCGAGAGTCGCGGCGAGGTGGACTTCGAGGCGGCCCGCGACGTGTTGGGCGTGGACCCCGGCGGGTTCCGTCACCACGTCGCCATCCTCAAGCGCGACGGCTATCTGGAGGAACACGACGGGAAGTTGCGCGCGTCCTTCGAAGAGGGCACGGCCGAGGAGTACGAGACCGACGGCGTCGAGTTCACCATCCGACCGGCGCGACAGGAGGACCTCTCGGGCATCGTCGGCGCGATTCGGTCGGTCGCCGAGCAGGGAAGCTACATCGTCGCCGAGAGCGTCGCCGACGAGATAGACCACGACGAGGCGCTGCTCCGGCACAACGAGATAGAGTCCCGGATGTTCTTCGTCGCTACGGTCGGCGGTGGCGAAGCGCGTAGCGCCTCGGAAGCCTCGACCGGAATACGTCCGGGCGACGACGTGGTGGGATGGGTCCACCTCTACGCGCCGGAACTCGACAAACTGGCCCACACCGCGGAGTTAACCGTCGGCGTGCTGGACGACTACCGCGGCCACGGCATCGGGAGCCACCTGCTGGCGCGCGGACTGGAGTGGGCCGGGTCGAACGGCTACGAGAAGGTCTACAATAGCGTCCCCTCCGCGAACGAGACCGCGATAGAGTTCCTGAGCGAACACGGCTGGGAGACCGAGGCGGTCCGCGAGGACCACTACAAGATCGGCGGCGAGTACGTGGACGAAGTGATGATGGCCGTGGAACTGTAA